A single genomic interval of Rosistilla ulvae harbors:
- a CDS encoding DUF1559 domain-containing protein, whose translation MKNYAPTRRAFTLVELLVVIAIIGILVGLLLPEVQAAREAARRMSCSNNMKQLGLAMHNYHDTFRKFPYGYVDSGMVTRKRDCWMQRLLPFFEEGNMQELYEQQNPEWIMDVDVSIKDRQVASLLCPSDTATPGLGANGGVRSDGAGFQGNYVMCTGDQYMYHTARTRGLIYAYSDTSFSSVTDGTSTSLMGGESIRGGGDTGGWGGAGGYWGGPLGRLRFHRVGSPQHAGSRPTLQLQIDHLSGLALHQFDGSRHDTELVAQPTSWRRAVLPHRRFDPVPVGNDPVGCLPCDGHDLQRRSRQRRAVSIPRRALPNQSFLMSSIV comes from the coding sequence ATGAAGAATTATGCCCCGACGCGGCGTGCGTTCACCCTCGTCGAATTGTTAGTCGTTATCGCAATCATCGGCATTCTGGTCGGGCTGCTGCTGCCAGAGGTCCAAGCCGCCCGCGAAGCGGCTCGCCGAATGAGCTGTTCTAACAACATGAAACAGCTGGGCTTGGCGATGCACAATTACCACGACACGTTTCGCAAGTTTCCCTACGGCTACGTCGACAGTGGGATGGTCACGCGGAAACGCGATTGCTGGATGCAGCGACTGTTGCCCTTCTTCGAGGAAGGAAACATGCAAGAGTTATACGAACAACAGAATCCCGAGTGGATCATGGATGTCGACGTATCGATCAAGGATCGGCAAGTCGCGTCGCTGTTGTGCCCCTCGGACACCGCGACCCCCGGGCTGGGTGCCAACGGTGGCGTTCGCTCTGACGGCGCTGGTTTCCAAGGAAACTATGTGATGTGCACCGGCGATCAATACATGTATCACACCGCCCGGACTCGCGGGCTGATCTACGCTTACTCCGATACCTCCTTCTCGTCGGTGACCGACGGAACGTCGACCTCGCTGATGGGGGGCGAATCGATTCGCGGCGGTGGCGACACCGGAGGCTGGGGAGGCGCTGGAGGATACTGGGGGGGCCCGTTGGGGCGGTTACGGTTTCACCGCGTTGGAAGCCCCCAACACGCCGGTTCCCGACCAACACTACAGCTGCAAATCGACCACCTATCGGGACTTGCCTTGCATCAGTTTGACGGGAGCCGACACGACACAGAACTCGTTGCGCAGCCGACATCCTGGCGGCGTGCTGTGCTTCCGCATCGACGGTTCGACCCAGTTCCTGTCGGAAACGATCCAGTTGGATGTCTACCATGCGATGGCCACGATCTCCAACGGCGAAGTCGTCAACGACGCGCAGTAAGCATTCCGAGGCGTGCGTTACCGAATCAATCATTTCTCATGAGTTCTATCGTATGA
- a CDS encoding homoserine dehydrogenase, with the protein MEKTKVAIVGLGTVGTGVAKLLLDHGDRTARHAGRTLWLQRAVVRDASKPEYADLPEGVVTEDLDDVLNDPEIKVVAQLIGGLEPARTIMLKLLESGKDVVTANKALLAEHGPELFGRARELGQCIAFEAAVAGGIPIITNISQCLSANQILSLEGILNGTSNFLVTQMDRLGMSFDDAVAQAQELGYAEADPTMDVDGTDAAQKLAILAHLAFGAHPRWADIPRLGVDQLDPADLQYARELGYRIKLLAVARLGSEGLELHVSPTLVKAGTPLAEVQDAFNAIAVCGDAVGPVFYHGLGAGQMPTASAVVADIIDTAVGRTRLTFQTLKQFNGDEQPRVSLRPFSELPGRYYLRLHVTDSPGVLGEITGVLGRHQVSIASVIQHEPASDGTNDVVPLVIMTHSAPEGAAGRAANEIENLDCVVGKVIRLRVKVGE; encoded by the coding sequence ATGGAAAAGACGAAGGTTGCAATCGTTGGTTTGGGAACCGTGGGTACCGGTGTGGCAAAGCTGCTGTTGGACCACGGCGATCGCACGGCGCGGCATGCGGGCCGCACGCTCTGGCTGCAACGCGCGGTGGTTCGCGACGCCAGCAAGCCCGAATACGCTGATTTGCCCGAGGGAGTTGTCACCGAAGACCTCGACGATGTCCTCAACGATCCGGAGATCAAAGTCGTCGCACAATTGATCGGCGGCTTGGAACCGGCCCGCACGATCATGCTGAAGCTGCTCGAAAGCGGCAAGGACGTCGTCACCGCCAACAAAGCCCTGCTGGCCGAACATGGCCCCGAACTGTTTGGTCGCGCCCGCGAACTGGGGCAGTGCATCGCGTTCGAAGCGGCCGTTGCCGGTGGCATCCCGATCATCACGAACATCAGCCAGTGCCTGTCGGCCAATCAGATCCTATCGCTCGAAGGGATCCTCAACGGGACCAGCAACTTCCTGGTCACGCAGATGGATCGCTTGGGGATGTCCTTCGACGACGCCGTCGCCCAGGCCCAGGAACTCGGATATGCCGAAGCCGATCCGACGATGGACGTCGACGGCACCGATGCCGCTCAAAAACTGGCGATCCTCGCCCACCTCGCCTTTGGTGCCCATCCACGTTGGGCCGACATTCCGCGACTGGGCGTCGACCAATTGGACCCGGCCGACCTACAGTACGCTCGCGAACTGGGATACCGCATCAAGCTGCTAGCCGTCGCCCGCTTGGGCAGCGAAGGGCTCGAACTCCACGTCTCTCCTACCTTGGTCAAAGCGGGGACGCCGCTGGCCGAAGTCCAAGACGCGTTTAACGCAATCGCGGTCTGCGGCGATGCCGTTGGCCCTGTCTTCTACCACGGTCTCGGCGCTGGCCAGATGCCAACCGCATCGGCTGTCGTCGCCGACATCATCGACACCGCAGTCGGTCGCACGCGGCTGACCTTCCAGACGCTAAAGCAGTTCAACGGCGACGAACAGCCGCGTGTCAGCTTGCGTCCGTTCAGCGAACTCCCCGGACGGTATTATCTGCGTCTGCACGTCACCGATTCCCCCGGCGTGCTGGGCGAGATCACTGGAGTTCTGGGACGTCATCAGGTTTCGATCGCGTCGGTGATCCAACACGAACCTGCCAGCGATGGGACTAACGATGTCGTTCCATTGGTGATCATGACCCACAGCGCTCCCGAAGGAGCTGCCGGTCGCGCCGCCAACGAGATCGAAAACCTCGATTGCGTCGTCGGCAAGGTGATTCGCTTGCGAGTCAAAGTCGGCGAATAA
- the nadB gene encoding L-aspartate oxidase has translation MTPRYLVAFHPKRALHRFTDLLVIGGGLSGLRAANAAAANQSVLVVTKDRIQESNSNYAQGGIAGVIDETDSFENHVQDTLNAGGNLCDRSVVDTVIREAPRRIEELIAWGTRFDSHQEGSLMLGREGGHSHQRIVHALGDATGREVMRAVIQRTRERQNIQIMENAFTMDLLTHEGRCHGAVLGVGTDKPTLVWAKQTILCTGGCGQIFRESTNPPVATADGIAAAYRAGVELRDMEMMQFHPTVLYIAGSSRFLITEAVRGEGAHLVDASGHRFMPEYDPRGELAPRDVVSQSIVCQMSKTQHPCVYLDLNHLDPKEVKSRFPGIAKVCQEFGLDITQDRIPVRPGAHYMIGGVSVDIEGRTSLPGLWAAGEVTSSGLHGANRLASNSLLEGLVYGAHAGEGAARAAAEMPDRYEALKIEGPATSAPVEPLDIGDIRNAMKSLMGRLCGVQRDAASLRQALDSLESYCSYALPRQFDSVEGWELQNMLLTARLMAASALAREESRGVHFRNDFPETNDEQWRRHLTVQIDRDGGRPRQTPML, from the coding sequence ATGACACCTCGCTATCTGGTCGCCTTCCATCCAAAACGGGCCCTGCATCGCTTCACCGACCTCTTGGTTATTGGTGGGGGGCTTTCGGGGTTGCGGGCCGCCAATGCCGCGGCGGCGAACCAATCGGTCCTGGTCGTGACCAAGGACCGGATCCAGGAATCGAACAGCAATTACGCTCAAGGCGGTATCGCCGGCGTGATCGACGAAACCGATTCTTTTGAGAATCACGTTCAGGACACTTTGAACGCCGGCGGCAATCTGTGCGATCGATCGGTCGTCGACACGGTGATTCGCGAAGCCCCCCGCAGGATTGAGGAGCTGATCGCTTGGGGGACGCGATTTGATTCGCACCAAGAGGGTTCGCTGATGCTCGGCCGCGAGGGAGGGCACAGCCACCAGCGGATCGTCCACGCCTTGGGAGACGCCACGGGGCGCGAGGTGATGCGGGCGGTGATCCAGCGGACGCGCGAACGGCAGAATATCCAGATCATGGAAAACGCCTTCACCATGGATTTGCTGACCCACGAGGGACGTTGCCACGGTGCCGTCCTGGGCGTTGGGACCGACAAGCCGACACTGGTTTGGGCCAAGCAGACGATCCTGTGCACCGGCGGCTGTGGGCAGATCTTCCGCGAATCGACGAACCCACCGGTAGCGACTGCCGATGGGATCGCGGCGGCTTACCGAGCCGGGGTCGAATTGCGCGACATGGAGATGATGCAGTTCCATCCAACGGTTCTCTACATCGCCGGCAGTTCCCGATTTCTGATCACCGAAGCGGTGCGAGGCGAAGGGGCGCATTTGGTCGATGCCTCGGGGCATCGGTTTATGCCCGAATACGATCCCCGCGGCGAACTGGCACCGCGCGATGTGGTCAGCCAATCGATCGTCTGCCAGATGAGCAAGACTCAGCATCCGTGCGTTTACTTGGACCTGAACCATCTGGATCCGAAAGAGGTGAAGTCGCGATTCCCTGGGATCGCCAAGGTCTGCCAAGAATTTGGTTTGGATATCACCCAGGATCGAATTCCGGTTCGCCCCGGTGCCCACTACATGATCGGCGGTGTCTCGGTCGATATCGAAGGCCGGACTTCGCTGCCGGGATTGTGGGCGGCGGGAGAGGTGACCAGCAGCGGGCTGCACGGCGCGAATCGGTTGGCGTCGAACAGCTTGTTGGAAGGGCTTGTCTACGGAGCGCATGCCGGCGAAGGGGCCGCGCGGGCGGCGGCTGAAATGCCCGACCGCTATGAGGCGCTTAAGATCGAAGGGCCAGCGACATCCGCCCCCGTGGAACCGCTTGATATTGGTGACATTCGCAACGCGATGAAGAGCCTGATGGGGCGGTTGTGTGGCGTGCAACGCGATGCCGCGTCGCTGCGTCAGGCGCTCGATTCGCTGGAGTCCTATTGCAGTTATGCGTTGCCGCGACAGTTCGATTCGGTCGAGGGTTGGGAGCTGCAGAACATGCTGCTGACCGCCCGCTTGATGGCCGCTAGCGCGCTGGCCCGAGAAGAGTCGCGTGGGGTTCACTTCCGCAACGACTTCCCCGAGACAAACGACGAGCAATGGCGGCGGCATCTGACGGTGCAGATCGACCGCGACGGTGGCCGCCCGCGTCAAACGCCAATGCTGTAG